In Arvicanthis niloticus isolate mArvNil1 chromosome 11, mArvNil1.pat.X, whole genome shotgun sequence, the genomic window CTGCCCCCAGGAAGCCGGAGGACGACGCATGCGCGCGACACTGGTCATGCGCACGAACACGCCCACGCTCTCTTAACCCCGCCCACTCCAAGTTTCCCAGCGAATCTGCTGTCAGGAACAAGTGGGATGTCTGTGGGTCCTGCACCAATTGCACGGCGCATGCGCAGCGCGCTCTCCGCGGAGCTGGGTCGCGGCGGCAAAGCTCCGGCTTTAAGGTGTGCGGACACCCTGGAGAATGACCGAGGTCGGTGCAAATTGGCTGTAACTGCCCATCACAGTGTCATCTACGCCCCATCCGTGAGTGGTCGTTTTAGTGGGTGGGTGCGAGAGGGAAGAGCCTCCGGTTGCGGAGGCACCCATAGGCGGGTTAGCCCATCTCTATTCAGTAGCCCTTGCCTCAAACTCGATGCCCAATACTGAAATTAGCTAGCACCTATAATCTTCCTGTTGAGAAAATGGTTGCTCCATTATTTCGGAACAGGCAAAGAGCTTCACATAATCTTGTTCCAGTTCTTTGACACACATCACCTGCAGCCATTAGCAAACACTGTGTGATCTCCCCTCTCAGATAGACCCAGAATCCTGACCATTTCGCTGCTGTGACTCTTAAGTGATGGTTCAGGCCACCAGCGTCTCTGCTTGGGTTATGTATCGACTTGTGGAGTTTATGTGCATGTTTGAAGGAAGTGGATAATGCTAGTGTATTTTGTAGAACCTTCACATTCTAGGACCCAATTccttattggttttgtttgtttctagattGATTTATTATACAgcgttctgcctgcatgtgtgcctacaggccagaagagggcaccgtgtaattgctgggaattgaactcaggacctctagaagaacaatcagtggcccttaacctctgagccatctctccagcccctttattcCTCTTCCTAACATAACTTCCTCATCATTAGTAATTAACTTCCTCAAACCTTATCATTTAATGAAACTACAATGCCCAGCTGTGACGTTTCAGTGTGATCTTATATAACATTATAATAAAAGATGGAATATCTATAAAAGAAGAGCTTTAAAAATAACCTATAGTCCCTTGTACTTTTGGGGAGGGATTatattttcagacagggtctcactgtgtagatcacACTGCCCTCAAACTGCTGGGTGCTGAAATCACACCAAAGGGCCACGGTGTCTGTGGAATTAAATGCTTCCCTTAAACATAATCCAGTTTGAACTGGAGAGTGAACTCAGTTATAGAGCATATTCCTGGCATGTATGAGGCTCTGGATCTGATACCCACCTTAGCAACAACAATTTCAACCGCATTCTGTTTCAGGAGCAAGATCACCAAGACCTGTATTCTTTGTGGTTGTGAACAAATTATTTAGCCAGATTGAGCCTCCATTTTCCCAGCTGGAAAGTGGAACTAATTGTACATATCTACTGGGATGTTCCTGAGTTAGGTGAGTAATAACTGTTATATGTAAGAATACTTACTGCAAGTCAATCTGATTCACCTCAAGCTTGAATACTTTTCCAAGAGGTGCTTTTAGTTGGCTCACTCATTTGTCCGTTGGATCCTCCCACATGGACATCTCTATAGAGCTTCTTGAGTGTTCTCATATATGACTACTGACTTCATTCAATTAATTCATACTACCAACTTTACAGAGTGCAATGTGTAGTGTGACCAAAAAGTCACcctaagccaggcggtggtggcactcaagaggcagaggcagatgtatctctatgagttcaaggtcagcctgatctacagagtgagttacaggacagtcaaaactatataaagaaaccctgcctacagaaaactaaaatcaaaaaATCACTCTGATATACAAAATCCCATTGGTTACATGAATCGCTCAACAAAATTTACTAGGAGCAGGTAGATCATCTTGGAGAATATTACACAATTATATGAGAGTTTGTCTCATAActggagaatcacaagttcaaggctagcatggactacatagtgagctccaggccagcttgaGGTAGTGGGTAGCCTGAtctaagaagaggaaaaaaaaagataaaacaagagTGCTTGCCTCTGGTGGGTTGGATTAGAGTTGGCTCATAGTTTTGTACATGTGGTTCCCAATTGGAGGACTTTTTGGAAAAGAATTGTTGGAGGCGGTGTGTCAATGCAGGGGCTTTGAAGTTTCTAAAACCCATACCATTCCCAATTAGCTTTTGTTGGGTGGCCTTCCTGTTGCTAGGACACAGGGTGCTAAGATTCAATGTCTTTGTACACAAGGGAGCATCGTGAAGCATTGCCACTCTCCATGGTTGACTtccattttgataattaaaattataacgATGATGGTAACTCTTACACTTTGTCCTACTTGGTTTGTAGGTAATTTTGCCATATGACAGAGAACATGGCAGAAGAAGAGGACTATATGTCGGATTTCTTCATCAATGTTCAGTAAGTAAATGTATACACCTAATATGATGGCATCCAGGTATCCAGAAGATACATAACATAACTAACATAAGGACATTGCTTACATAGCGGTGGTAGtcatgtatatttgttttaagacagggtctcatgtagcttaggCAGCCCTCCAACTCACTATGCAGcttattctcctgcctctccctcctaagggctgagattacaggtgtatacagCAATGTCTGATTTTTACGGTTTTAGGGATTATACTCAGGGTTTCATGTGTGCTAGGTAAGTCCTCTGACAACTGGGCTACCACCCTAGCTCAGGAtgttttttaagatatattttaatttttaaatgttctttattgGCGGGAGGGCACTGCAcccatgtggagatcagaaaacaACTCTTGGGCGccacttccctccctccagcGTGGATTCTGAGAACTAAACTCAGGCGCTCAGGCCAACACAGCAAACCTCTTTACCTCGGAAGCCATCTTGCTATTCCAggacattgttttttaaatatgacATTAAAATCAACCTTACTTTCAGGCAtgatagcacatacctttaatcccagcacttgggaggcagagctggtAGATCATCCAATTAAGTTCGAGTCAGAGGGTTACAGAGAGGGTGTCAGGACATCCAAGGCTTCACAGAGGAACCCtgactacaaacaaacaaacaaacaaaaagtcatcTTCTTGTTTCCTGGAAAACACCCTGTGTCCATACACAGATAAGAGGCGTTTTCTCGTCTCTCCCAGGGCTAAGCATGTTACTTCTGCTCTTGACTCTTGAtgggtgccctcttctgtcttgtATCCTTgtttacctcctcctcctccctttatgGAATCTTATTCTCCTGTCCAGCCTCTATTCAGCTTTATTGTGTATCATTATTTATCTCTTAGAAAAATTACTCGAAAGTAATTCTAACATTCTCAACTTTATACTGCCTTCAGTTTCCCACAGTCTGTAACTGGCCTTCATTGCTCTGCTTCAGACTGGGAGCAAACTTCCTGAACTATCTACACCATTCTGCTATTTTTCAGAGAAGACGTCAGACCGGGTGTGCCAATGCTGAGGCAGACCCGAGAAGCCCGTCgaaaagaagagaagcaacagCAAGCTAATCTGAGAAACAGGCAGAAGAGCGTGAAAGAGGAAGAACGGAAAAGACGTGACATTGGATTGAAGAATGCACTCGGCTGTGAAAACAAAGGGTTCGCTTTGCTCCAAAAGATGGGATACAAGAGTGGGCAGGCTCTGGGCAAGAACGGTGAGTGACGGGCGGGGCTGGCTGTGTGCTGATCAGTCCTTTCAGAGATGTCATCTCACATCCATTTACAATGCCTCCCATGCCAGCATGAACTGCTTCGCCTCCTGCCACAGCCTTGAGGGAACTGGCAAGCGGCTGACAGCAGAGGCTGTGAAGAATGGTGGCAGTCATGGGTAGGGAAGCATAGTAGTCAGACAGCAACACAGCAACTTTGGAGACCACAACAGGGCTCTTCCCAGGAACCCCGGCACCTATGGCACCGGTCTGAGTGACCTTCCAGTTGCAGCAGCCATGTTCCCCTTTAGGAAATGAAACTGCTTATTAAGATGCAGCAGCTATAAATGATGGCTTCAGTTTGCTTTTTTCTATCTTAattcctctgattttttttttttatatatatataggaagACTGTTTTCTCTTGAGGTTTCTGCCCACTAAGACTGTTGTGTCTGTGATGTCACATTTTAAAATGGCATAAgtccactggggaggcagaggcaggtggacctctgtgagttcaaggccagcctgggctacctagtgaattccaggacagccagaactacatagtaagaccctgtcttgaagatagatagatagatagatagatagatagataggcaggcaggcataagAGGATAAGTGGTCTTACTGAAAAGGAGATATTTAAAGGCAGGAGAGGCATTAGTTTACAGTGTATTTGCTGACAAAGAGTATTAGTTCCCAGAATTCAGTTTGCAGTTTCATGAGACTGGGAGGGGGATTCAGAGAGCAGTGTAATGTTGCATACTCTACTGACTAACGTGAACTTtgtgataaataaaatatttctaatttttcccCCATTTTTAGGAGATGGTATTATTGAACCAATTCCTCTCAATATCAAAACAGGTATATAATCAagtcatttttttattataactATAACTTAGGTTGTTTTGCTTAGTATGTTATGTGATAGTTGCCCTTATAGTTGCTATCATCAGAAGCCTGTGAAATAGTAAAATATTAAGCTtctaaatctttttaaagttattcttATAGTAAGTTTTAATGAAATAGGAGTACTGGAATATAAATCAAAAAATATGGGGACTAATCTTTTGTAATTCCACATCTGCAGTCtcagaatttaggaggcagatGTGGGAGGGTGGGGATGGTGAAGCtagcctggctacatagtgagaccttgcaaACGAGTAAGGACGAGGGATGACGCCATTGATGGGGTGCCTGCCTGCCCAGTGCACAGCCCCACCTCTGATCCCAGAGCAGCAGAAACTGGGAGGAAAGAATTACAACTGTGGAGAGCACAGTTTCTTATTTATTGTAATGTACTGAAAATGTTCTAAAGCAGATTTATCAGTGACAGTTTTTGTACCTAATTCCTTGGAttaattcaagagaaaaaaaaggcataCACTTAAGAAATTGTGGTAGTTGataattttcctaatttttaaaactgtttgtaGCATTACTGTTGGATGAGACGGATCTTTGTCAAAGTCAAACCATGCATTTGGGCCTTAAgaccaaacaaaaactaaatccTCGTGTTCTCTGTTGCCATTTTAATGAATCAAGTTTGGATAATTATATTCAAGTGAGAACTGCATTTCATTTCATAAGAATTTAGATTGTCAtgttttgaagtttaaaaaaaaattagtaatttcCTAAGTTCCTCATCAGATTTTTGTCTATGACCAGGAAAAAGTGGCATAGGTCACGAGTCATTattaaaacagaaagcagaggagaggcTGGAAAACTACAGGAAAAAAATGCACATGAAAAACCAAAACGAAGCAGAGGCCACCGAGCAGTTTCGGTAAAGCAATTGCTTTGAGCTTGTTTTGCTTCCAGTCCACTTAACTGTGGTGTGCCTCCCGGTGCTTGCATCGGGAAAGTAGTGGAGAATAGGGACACTACTGTACTGCTGTTCTTCCTTCCACCAGGATGCGACTGAAGAGTAAGCAGGATGAAATGAGGCTCGAAGGAGACCTGCGAAGAAGCCAGCGAGCTTGCCAGCAGCTGGATTCCCAGAAGGTCGGTGGGCTTCTGCTTCCACTTCTGTAGTGTCAGTACCTGGAACAGTTTGACTCATGTTTTTATTAAGGaaaaacaataatcaaaacaaagcCCTGTTTATACCTTCTCACCCCAGAAGCTGTCATTTGATGTGCACTTCCGACTGTGGTGACTGGCTGGCTTAGTCCAGGAGCCCGCTTCCTGGTTGTCTAGCAAGGGTTAAATGACTTTTCTCTTACTTGAAAGTATCATTACTCAGGACTGAAGTGTGTAGACATTCTGTTCCCCGTTCTGTTTAATTAACCAGAGTAACCTAGTTTTAGTCCATTACTCACACTTTTGTGGATCATTTGGGAAAATCAAAGTGGAGGGACTTGATTTCACACAGGAagagttttaaagaaaatctttgtCTTTCACAAAACATAGTGAGTACTATCAAAGTAAAATGACTtcacttgtctcaaatattggtGTAATTTCCATGGTGTGTAAGCATCTGGGCAGGATGTCCCGCTTCACTGTGTTCCCATCATCTTACATGTGCTCCTGACACTTACTGACCTCCCTCCCAGCACGTCTACAATTTTATACCCAGCGCCCATCTCTTCTGCTGGACTGACATCGGGAACTAGGAAACAAACTCCTAATTGTCCTTTCTGCCCTCACTGTGGTCCAGTGCTCTACTGAGAAATTACACTCCGTAAATATTATTTGGAAGAACAAATTCTTGTTAACACAAGCACACTTCTGAAGCATAACACAAGTATGCTTGGCTGTGTTTTATGAAAACAATTCTGTACTTTCAGAATATTCAGGTTCCCAAGGAGGCGTGGTACTGGATGAGGCCTGaagaggagactgaggaagaggaagaggagaaggaagagcaggaTGAAGATGAGTGCCCAAGTGAAgatttgagtgtatgtgtatgcattgcTTGTTCGCTCACAGCAGGGTCATGGCCTGGCACTGCTCACACTTGAAGCTGGGCAGTTCTTTGCTGTGGACAGCATGGCATGATGTGTAGCAGTACCACATGCTGCTTGGCTTGGGCTTTGGCACCCTGactaggggtggggagggaatgaagaaagggcaGACACAGACAAGGCATACAGGAAAACTAGGGTGAGGTGAAGTGCTCACCTTACAAGTTACCTGCTAACCCCAGCAACCTTGCAATCCAGTGTATTTATTAGGAACAGCACAGGGTGGGCTGGGCTAGCTGGTCTTGTTGGGCTAtaacactccagaggcagaggccagtgtcTGTACATGCTGGTCAAtcatcctcagcctcctgaagagAGCTTAGCTGTTCCCCTTGAACCTCTCCTGTAAGGCTGAGGCAGCGGAGTCCTCACCTGGCCATGCCACTGTCAACAATACATAGTCACCCAGGACTTCATTCACTCAGGGCCTCCCCTGTTCCCCAGACAACCGCATCCCAGGTCCTTGCCCTCCAGGTGCCATTTGCACTTCCCCTCATGACAACCAAAGAGTGTTTCCAGACATTTCTAAATGACCCCCAACTGAGAGCTGCTGGTTTATGGGACTGTGTTTCTAGCTCTGAAATCAAACTTTCCTAGAACTTTTCCATTTAGTTTTAGTCTGCTCTCTAACCTGAGCTTCAGTTTAGATGACAGATTTGCTGCAAGTGCAAACGATTGTAGTCAGCTTCGTTTCTGGTTACATGTCTAAAAGTGGTGCTGCTGTGCACCTCATCTAGTCACAAAACAGAGAACATAAAATCAGAAGGAAGTAGAGTGTgaccagagatggctcagcaagtgaagGCCCCTGCTGCCAAGCATGacaacccgagttcaatccctgggacttacatggtggaaggagagaaccagctctccCAAATTTTCCTCTGTTCACCAGTTGTCTCTTGTGGGCAGGTGGTTAGTCAGCTGAGCCATGCCCAGATATGTCACCTCTATTCTGACCCCTTGAGTAACTGAGCGTATAGCAGAAGACCTCAAGCCTAGGCCTGAGTAACTGGACTGAGACCTGGGAAGCAAGGTCCTGGTCAGTGTGAGCCACTGATGTGTCTGTCTTCTCCCCAGGTGCCAGAAAAACTGCACATCCTCACTGGCTACTTACGAGAAGAACATCTGTATTGCATTTGGTGTGGGACAGCCTATGAAGGTAAGAAAATgctttatactttaaaatatactgTCTGTGcatagttgtttatttttaacaaaactcACATTTCCTACAAACAGTAGAAATGGCTTCTTAGTCCATTCAAATAGCAATGTAGGAGGACTGCTGTTGCAAAAAAAATAGTGACTATAGAAACAACTGAGTTGGAggctgaagaaatgactcagcggttaagaacactgactgttcttccaaaggacctgggttcaattcccctctctctctccctctccttctccctctttctctccctctccatttccccaacacccacatggcagctcataactctGTAACTAcaaaatctgacaccctcacaccatCATGTAAGCATACATGTTCAGGCAAATACAAATGcagataaaataagaataaataaatttttaaaaaagaattgagtTCTTATTAAAAATCCAACATTTAATTTTTCAGTAACAGAATGCACAGGAGGGAATTTTCACCATTCTCTtactaaagaaataattttaattctaaaGAATAACttaaaggccaggcatggtggcacacatttttaatcccagcattcaagagaggctggtggatttctctgagttcaaggacagcctggtatacatagtgagttctagcccAGCTACTgctacagagagaccctatctcaaccaCTGTccccatcaaaaacaaaaacattaaaaaaagccttgaagatactgatttttttttcttggtttatttttgaaaattcattttttgCCATATGCTTGCATTAAGATTTTagaactagggctggagagagctcagcggttaagagcagtgagttcaattcccagcacccacatgggctcacaaccatctgtaatgggatccaatggcctcttctggtgtgtctgaagacacctacagtgtactcgtcatgtacataaaataaataaaatctgtaaaaaaaaaaaaaaaaaaaaagattttagaacTAATTTTTATTTAGGCAGACTATTGTCCCTGACTCATAAAAGTCAAGCATGTTGAAATCCATTCTTGTTTCTCTGTTGTGAAGAAGAAATTAGTAAGATATCTTTGCCAGATACCTTAACAGAGCCAATTGTCTTCCTTGTCCGTTTCACCTCAACTGACTTCTAATTAAGAACTTTGTATTTGagaatgaagatttttttttttcataattattttaatctcttaacttttatgtgtgtaggtgctATGcctatatgtacatttatgtacC contains:
- the Gpatch11 gene encoding G patch domain-containing protein 11, coding for MTENMAEEEDYMSDFFINVQEDVRPGVPMLRQTREARRKEEKQQQANLRNRQKSVKEEERKRRDIGLKNALGCENKGFALLQKMGYKSGQALGKNGDGIIEPIPLNIKTGKSGIGHESLLKQKAEERLENYRKKMHMKNQNEAEATEQFRMRLKSKQDEMRLEGDLRRSQRACQQLDSQKNIQVPKEAWYWMRPEEETEEEEEEKEEQDEDECPSEDLSVPEKLHILTGYLREEHLYCIWCGTAYEDKEDLSSNCPGPTSADHD